The genomic segment GGGTCGGCCACCGCCGAGCTCGCGGCTCTGGTGTTGTCGACCCAAGCCAGTAGCGCGTTCAACGACGGCGACGCGGCGCGGGCGACCGCGCTGCTCGATCAGGCGGCTGACGACGCGGCGGGTGTGTCCAAACCGCTGTGCGGTGTTCTGCTCGGTGCGGCGGCGTCGATCGCGGCGCACGGCGGCCACCCGGACGCCGTGCGGCGGTTCGAGACGGCACTGAAAGCCCTCGAGGGTGCCGACGGATTGCGGGTCACCAGGGCCGAACTTCACCTGAACCTGGCGGGACTTCTGCACGAACAGGCGCCCGACCGACCTGAGCTGCTGGCAGCCGTTGTGCCGCATTATCATTCGGCGCTACAGCTGATCCTGCGTGAGGAATCCCCGCTGCTGTGGGCGTCGGCGCACGCGAATCTGGCGACCGCATATCTCACGATGCCGATGACGGAGGCCTCCGGCCAGCTGCGGTTGGGAATCGCTGCGCAGTCGCTGCGCTCGGCGCTGAAGGTCTACACCCGCGAGGAGTATCCCGAGCAGTGGGCCAGTGTGCAGCTGAACCTGGCGAATTCGCTGGTGTACACACCGTCGAAGCACCAGGCCGACAACCTGGTGGAGGCCGTGGAACTCTACGAAGCGGTCCTCGAGGCCCGCGACCGCGAGAGCGATCCGATGGGCCGGGCGAGGGTGCTGGCCAATCAGGGCAATGTGTTGGCGCACCTAGGTTCTTTCGACCAGGCCAAAGCCAAGCTGTACGAAGCTCGGTTCCTGTTCGAGGAGCTCGGTGACGGCGACTCGGTGCGGACGGTGCGCGGCGTACTCGACGAGATCGCTCGGCAGATCACGCTGGGCAGGACGGACGGTGGCGATGTCGACGACAACTGAGCGACCGGTCGCTGAGCCGACTTTCGAGAACCTCGCCGAACGCGTCGACGAGGCCGTCGCCGCGCTCGGCACCTTGGATCCCGCGGCGCGCGAGGTGGCCGAGGAGCTGAAGGCGGCGATCGAGGAGATTCACCGTGCCGGTCTGGTGACGATGGTGCGCCGGATGCGCTCCGACGACTCGGCCCGAGACGTGTTGTTCGAGTTGGTCGACGATCCGACCGTTCATCTGTTGTTGTCGCTGCACGGAATCGTGCGACCCGACCCGGTGACCCACGCCAACCAGGTGCTGGCTTCGGTACGGCCGCAACTGAACAGCCACGGTGGGGATGTGACACTGGTGCGGGTCGACAACGGCACCGCGTTCGTCCGCCTGGAGGGGGCCTGCAACGGTTGTTCGATGTCGTCGGTGACGTTGCGGAACCTCGTCGAAGAGGCTCTGGTGCAGGGAGTTCCGTCGATCGCGGCGGTGGAGGTGCTGCCGAATGAACCGACGCCCACCCTGATTCCGATCGAGGCGCTGCGAATCGGCCGAGACCCGGCCGGTGAAGGGTGGGTCAAGGTCGGCCCCGCCGTCGATCTGGCTGTCGACGAACTGTCACCGTTGAGTCTGACCACGGCTACCGGCGAGCACGCCGAGGTGATCGTGGTGAACGCCGGCCGGCGACTGTCGGCCTACCGCAACGAATGTGCACACGAGGCACTGCCCTTGGACAACGCTGTTCTGGACCTCAGCAGTAACACGTTGACCTGCCCGTGGCATGGATTCTGCTATGACGCGACATCGGGGGAGTGCCTCAGGGCGCCGGGCGCCCAGCTGGAACAGTTGCCGCTGCGCGTCGACGACGGCGTCGTCTGGGTCCGCGTCGGCGGATGAGCCGCTACACCGTTCGGCACAACAACCCAGCCGATGGTCGCTGGCCCAGCAGCTCCAGCGGTCTCGGCACTCGCGCTGATGTGATTCCGGATGTCGATCTCACCGACGGCTGGTCACCTGCCCTGTGGCTGGGCGCACCCGCACCCGGTGGGCTGGCATTGCCACCGGCGAAACCGTCTATGGCGTGGATGTATTCACCGCGCGGGGTCTTTGTTGGCGAGCGGCACGTGGTGGTGGCCGACTCGGGCAATCACCGTGTCCTGATCTGGCACGGACTACCCGAGGACGACGAGCAGCCCGCCGACGTCGTGCTGGGTCAGCCGAATGGTGAGTCGGAAGGCCGCGCGGCGGGCGGCCGCGGCCCGGAACGCGGGATGAACCTGCCGACCGGCGTCCTGGTGCACGACGGTCGGTTGGTGGTCGCGGACGCCTGGCACCATCGGATTCTCGTGTGGAACACCGTGCCGCAGAGCAGTGACGTGGCACCCGATCTGGTGATCGGACAGCCCGACGCCGCCTCGGTGACGGAGAACCGTGGTGGTGTTTGCTCGGCCTCGACGCTGTACTGGCCGTTCGGTATCGGCATCATCGGCTCGGCGTTCTGGGTCGCGGACACCGGCAACCGGCGAGTCCTCGGCTGGCGCAACGGCATTCCCGAACCCGATCAGCCCGCCGACGTGGTGCTGGGCCAGCCCGATGCGTCCGCGCGGGAGGAGAATCGGGGTGGTGAGGTCGGTCCGGCCACGTTCCGCTGGCCCCACGACATCACGGGCCGCGACGATCTGCTGCTGGTCGCAGACGCCGGTGATCACCGGTTGCTGGGATGGTCGCCGCCACCGGGCGCCGACCGGGACGCCGACACGGTGCTCGGCCAACCGGACTTCACCAGCGCGCTCGAATGGCCCTACGGGCCACACACATCTGATCGCTTCCGCTTCCCGTATTCGGCGTGCCTGGATGGTGAGCGATTGGCGGTGGCCGACACCGCCAACAATCGGGTCCTGTTGTGGGACGGACTGCCCGTTGACGGGCGCGGCGCCGACCATGTACTGGCTCAACCGGATTTCAGCTCCAACGGAGAGAACCGCTGGACGTCGGTGCAACGCGACACGCTGTGCTGGCCGTATGGGTTGTCCCTGCGCGGTGACACGCTGGCAATTGCGGATTCCGGCAATAATCGGGTGATGATCTGGCGGCGAACGTGAGACCCCGAATCATCCAGCAGGACGGCCAGATCGGCTTTTACTGGGCGACACCGTCGGGCTCCCCGACCTCGTTGCAGGCGCTCGTGGTCGGTGACGAGGAACCCGACCGGTTGGTGGCCACTCATCTCGAGGCACTCGACGATGCGCTGATCATCGCCGCGGGCCGCTTCGGTGAGATTCTCGGTGGCGGTCGGCCACCCGCGGATGCCGACGAGCGTGACGGCCTGCTCGAGCTTCACCGCACGTTGGACCGGTTGTGTTTCGAATACGCGGCGGCACTGGAGCAGACCGGCTTGGCTGCCGATCTGCGGGCCGGGAAAATCATCGGGACCGCGGCCTTGTTCTCGATCCGCGCACGGCTGCCGCTGGATCTGCTGGGACCCGCGCCGTTCGACGGGGAGCTCGATGATCCGTCGATCGGCGTCATCGGCGGTTTCGGTGAATTCCATTTGCTCGACCAGGACAAGCCGTGGAAGGGCGGCCGCTGGGTGGTGCGCACTGAAGCGGGTCAACGGTTTCCGCTGACGCTGGCGATGCTGTTCTTCGACAGTTCGGGAGTGAACAAGGAGGCCGCCCGCAAGGAGCATCGTGACGCACTGCAGGCGGTGGTGGCGGCGGCCCGTGCACCCGAGGCAGATCCGTTGACGGTGACGTGTGCGGTGGACTGGTTGCTCTACGATTGGCTGATGGCGCATCGAGAGAACGCCGACAGCGCGGAGATCGTGTTCCCGAAAGGGTACGAGGGCGAGGCTGCGCTGGTGGTGTCCGCGGCGGCGGCGTCAGTCGCCGCACGGGCGACGTTCGATCCCGGTTTGCTCGGTCTGATCGCATGATCACGGCTCCGGTGGACCCCGCAGAGTTCTTCAGCGCGGAGTGCATCCAGGATCCCTATCCGCTCTACGAGCGACTGCGTTCCACAGGTCCGGTCCATCGGGTCGGTGACTCCGACTTCTATCTTGCCTGCACCTGGCCGGCCATCACCGACGTCGCGGCGCGCCCACAGGATTTCTCCTCGAACCTGACAGCGACGATGACCTACACCACCGAAGGCGGTGTGGCGCCGTTTCCCATGGATGGAGTCGGCGGCACCACCCACATCTTGGTGACCGCCGATGACCCGGTACATGCGGTGCACCGCAAGCTCGTGCTCTCGCAGTTCACAGCCAAACATGTTGCCGCCCTGGGCTCATTGATCGCCGACGTGTTCGAGCACCAATGGTCTACCGGCGTCGTCGACGGCCGCATCGAGTGGATGGACACGGTCGCCAACCGTCTGCCCATGGCGATCGTCGCCCGCCTCATCGGAGTGCCCGAGGTCGATACCGATCGATTGGCGCACTGGGGATACGCGACCACCCAGCTGCTCGACGGCCTCATGTCGGCTGATGAGCTCGCCGCATCGATGACCGCGATCACTGAGCTCTCCGGCTACATCGTCGACCAACTCGGGCTGGCGATGGCCGATCCGCACGACGACCTGATCGGCGACCTGGCCAGAGCCTGCCTGGACGGCCAACTGGACGAATTCACTGCGCAACTCATCCTGGTGTCACTGTTCAGCGCCGGTGGCGAGTCCACGGCGTCATTGCTCGGCACAGCGGTGTCGCTGTTGGCCGGCAACCCGGATCTGCAAGAGCAGCTTCGCAATAGCCCCGAGTT from the Mycolicibacterium crocinum genome contains:
- a CDS encoding NifU family protein; translated protein: MSTTTERPVAEPTFENLAERVDEAVAALGTLDPAAREVAEELKAAIEEIHRAGLVTMVRRMRSDDSARDVLFELVDDPTVHLLLSLHGIVRPDPVTHANQVLASVRPQLNSHGGDVTLVRVDNGTAFVRLEGACNGCSMSSVTLRNLVEEALVQGVPSIAAVEVLPNEPTPTLIPIEALRIGRDPAGEGWVKVGPAVDLAVDELSPLSLTTATGEHAEVIVVNAGRRLSAYRNECAHEALPLDNAVLDLSSNTLTCPWHGFCYDATSGECLRAPGAQLEQLPLRVDDGVVWVRVGG
- a CDS encoding NHL repeat-containing protein, coding for MSRYTVRHNNPADGRWPSSSSGLGTRADVIPDVDLTDGWSPALWLGAPAPGGLALPPAKPSMAWMYSPRGVFVGERHVVVADSGNHRVLIWHGLPEDDEQPADVVLGQPNGESEGRAAGGRGPERGMNLPTGVLVHDGRLVVADAWHHRILVWNTVPQSSDVAPDLVIGQPDAASVTENRGGVCSASTLYWPFGIGIIGSAFWVADTGNRRVLGWRNGIPEPDQPADVVLGQPDASAREENRGGEVGPATFRWPHDITGRDDLLLVADAGDHRLLGWSPPPGADRDADTVLGQPDFTSALEWPYGPHTSDRFRFPYSACLDGERLAVADTANNRVLLWDGLPVDGRGADHVLAQPDFSSNGENRWTSVQRDTLCWPYGLSLRGDTLAIADSGNNRVMIWRRT
- a CDS encoding cytochrome P450; this encodes MITAPVDPAEFFSAECIQDPYPLYERLRSTGPVHRVGDSDFYLACTWPAITDVAARPQDFSSNLTATMTYTTEGGVAPFPMDGVGGTTHILVTADDPVHAVHRKLVLSQFTAKHVAALGSLIADVFEHQWSTGVVDGRIEWMDTVANRLPMAIVARLIGVPEVDTDRLAHWGYATTQLLDGLMSADELAASMTAITELSGYIVDQLGLAMADPHDDLIGDLARACLDGQLDEFTAQLILVSLFSAGGESTASLLGTAVSLLAGNPDLQEQLRNSPELLGSFIEETLRLEPPFRAHYRHVLRDTDLCGMTMPADSRILLLWGAANRDPDHFEAPDEFRLGRPNAKGHLSFGRGVHFCLGAPLARLEATTVLSLLLDRTTWIDTVDVGPWLPSVLARRHAHLDLAVR